A portion of the Lacibacter sp. H375 genome contains these proteins:
- the lpxB gene encoding lipid-A-disaccharide synthase yields the protein MNYYIIAGEASGDLHGSNLIKELHKHDTTANIRCWGGEKMQAAGATLVKHYRDLAFMGFVEVIKNLRTIFNNLSFCKEDILEHRPDVLVLIDYPGFNLRIAKWAKEENIKVVYYISPQVWAWKENRVKMMKQCIDRMLVILPFEKDYYKKKWNWEVEYVGHPLIEEVERSKKESIALQPGIPIDATKQIIALLPGSRKQEILKKLPVMLEVSRQFSNYQFIVAKAPGLDASFYNELLRPYENVSYVNNQTYALLQQSTAALVTSGTATLETALFEVPEVVCYKGNEISYQIAKRLVNIKYISLVNLIMDKEVVKELIQHEMNALNLSKELQLILPGSPRREELQQDYKQLKDKLQAGGHASLKAAKSIIDFLQQ from the coding sequence ATGAATTATTACATCATAGCAGGCGAAGCAAGCGGCGATTTACACGGAAGTAACCTGATTAAAGAATTGCATAAGCATGATACAACAGCCAATATCCGTTGCTGGGGTGGTGAAAAAATGCAGGCAGCAGGTGCCACACTTGTAAAACATTACCGTGATCTTGCTTTTATGGGTTTTGTGGAAGTGATCAAAAACTTACGCACTATTTTCAACAACCTTTCTTTTTGCAAGGAAGATATATTGGAACATCGTCCTGATGTATTGGTGTTGATCGATTATCCCGGTTTTAATTTACGTATTGCTAAATGGGCAAAGGAAGAAAATATAAAAGTTGTTTACTACATCTCTCCACAGGTATGGGCATGGAAAGAAAACCGTGTGAAGATGATGAAGCAATGTATTGATCGGATGCTGGTGATTCTTCCGTTTGAAAAAGATTACTACAAAAAGAAATGGAATTGGGAAGTAGAATATGTTGGTCATCCCCTGATCGAAGAAGTGGAACGATCAAAAAAAGAATCAATCGCATTACAACCGGGGATACCAATTGATGCAACCAAACAGATCATTGCATTATTACCCGGCAGCCGCAAACAGGAGATCTTAAAAAAATTACCTGTGATGCTTGAAGTGAGCAGGCAGTTCAGCAATTATCAATTTATTGTTGCCAAAGCGCCGGGGCTTGATGCATCTTTTTACAATGAATTATTAAGGCCGTATGAAAATGTATCATATGTCAATAATCAGACCTATGCTTTATTACAACAATCAACAGCTGCATTGGTAACATCGGGCACAGCAACTTTAGAAACAGCTTTGTTTGAAGTACCTGAAGTGGTTTGTTATAAAGGCAACGAGATCAGTTACCAGATCGCTAAACGTTTGGTGAACATCAAATACATTTCATTGGTAAACCTCATCATGGATAAAGAAGTGGTGAAGGAATTGATACAACATGAAATGAATGCATTAAATCTCAGCAAAGAATTACAACTCATCTTACCCGGTTCTCCAAGACGTGAGGAACTGCAACAGGATTACAAACAGCTGAAAGATAAATTACAAGCTGGTGGTCATGCTTCGTTAAAAGCAGCCAAATCGATTATTGATTTTTTACAGCAGTAA
- a CDS encoding fasciclin domain-containing protein — MKYFSFMAATLLSLTVACNSASEQASNTTTSEPGAANAAGQSAVQDDESQKDVVKVAVGSKDHTTLVAALKAAEYVDVLSNAGPFTVFAPTNAAFDLLPKGTLDNLVKPENKNTLRDILEYHVYVGVLKDALMADGMTYGMANGQSVTIGNKDGKMTVNGANIVATVPASNGIIYVVDAVLLPPKK; from the coding sequence ATGAAGTATTTTTCCTTCATGGCAGCCACCCTTCTTTCACTTACAGTAGCCTGCAATTCTGCAAGCGAACAGGCTTCTAACACCACAACAAGCGAACCTGGCGCAGCAAATGCAGCCGGTCAATCGGCCGTGCAAGATGATGAATCACAAAAAGATGTGGTGAAAGTTGCCGTTGGCAGTAAAGACCATACCACGTTAGTGGCTGCATTAAAAGCTGCCGAATATGTTGATGTGCTGAGCAATGCGGGGCCGTTTACGGTGTTTGCTCCTACCAATGCTGCATTTGATCTTTTACCAAAAGGCACACTTGACAACTTGGTAAAACCGGAAAACAAAAACACACTGCGTGATATTCTTGAATACCATGTGTATGTTGGAGTATTAAAAGATGCATTGATGGCCGATGGCATGACGTATGGCATGGCAAACGGCCAATCAGTTACGATTGGCAATAAGGATGGAAAGATGACAGTGAATGGTGCAAACATTGTTGCCACAGTTCCTGCATCAAACGGAATTATTTATGTTGTTGATGCGGTATTGTTACCTCCCAAAAAATAA
- a CDS encoding DUF6728 family protein: MGILRQVAEYLYIKKPDPNQEKTQWMKYMHGINRISIFVFLFAMMVMLVRWVILPLFK, encoded by the coding sequence ATGGGTATCCTCCGCCAGGTAGCAGAATATTTATATATCAAGAAGCCTGATCCTAACCAGGAAAAAACGCAGTGGATGAAATACATGCACGGTATTAACCGCATTTCCATTTTTGTATTTCTGTTTGCAATGATGGTAATGTTGGTACGTTGGGTAATTCTTCCCCTGTTTAAATAA
- a CDS encoding group III truncated hemoglobin codes for MKKEMENREDVILLVNTFYDKVKPDPLIGFFFNKVVDVHWEKHLPVMYNFWENIIFHTGAYTGNPMRIHMDLHQKSTMKKEHFDRWIQLFNETIDELFEGEKAEQAKQRALSIATVMQINIAQLPRQENIY; via the coding sequence ATGAAAAAGGAAATGGAAAATCGTGAAGATGTGATCTTATTGGTGAACACATTCTACGATAAAGTAAAACCCGATCCGTTGATTGGTTTTTTCTTCAACAAAGTTGTAGATGTGCATTGGGAAAAACATTTGCCAGTGATGTATAACTTCTGGGAGAATATTATTTTTCACACAGGTGCTTACACAGGTAATCCCATGCGAATTCACATGGATCTTCATCAGAAATCAACCATGAAGAAGGAACATTTTGACCGCTGGATACAATTGTTCAACGAAACAATTGATGAGCTGTTTGAAGGGGAGAAAGCAGAACAGGCAAAGCAACGGGCCTTATCTATTGCAACTGTTATGCAGATCAATATTGCACAACTACCCAGGCAGGAAAATATTTATTAA